In Citrobacter sp. RHB25-C09, the following proteins share a genomic window:
- the aceE gene encoding pyruvate dehydrogenase (acetyl-transferring), homodimeric type: MSERFPNDVDPIETRDWLQAIESVIREEGVERAQYLIDQLLSEARKGGVKVAAGAGASNYINTIAVEDEPEYPGNLELERRIRSAIRWNAIMTVLRASKKDLELGGHMASFQSSATVYDVCFNHFFRARNEQDGGDLVYFQGHISPGVYARAFLEGRLTEEQMDNFRQEVHGNGLSSYPHPKLMPEFWQFPTVSMGLGPIGAIYQAKFLKYLEHRGLKDTSKQTVYAFLGDGEMDEPESKGAITIATREKLDNLVFIINCNLQRLDGPVTGNGKIVNELEGIFDGAGWNVIKVMWGSRWDELLRKDTSGKLIQLMNETVDGDYQTFKSKDGAYVREHFFGKYPETAALVADWTDEQIWALNRGGHDPKKVYAALKKAQETKGKATVILAHTIKGYGMGDTAEGKNIAHQVKKMNMDGVRYIRDRFNVPVTDEQVEKLSYITFPEGSEEHKYLHERRQALHGYLPSRQPNFTEKLELPTLEDFGALLEEQNKEISTTIAFVRALNVMLKNKSIKDRLVPIIADEARTFGMEGLFRQIGIYSPNGQQYTPQDREQVAYYKEDEKGQILQEGINELGAGSSWLAAATSYSTNDLPMIPFYIYYSMFGFQRIGDLCWAAGDQQARGFLIGGTSGRTTLNGEGLQHEDGHSHIQSLTIPNCISYDPSYAYEVAVIMHDGLQRMYGEKQENVYYYITTLNENYHMPAMPEGAEEGIRKGIYKLETLEGSKGKVQLLGSGSILRHVREAAQILAKDYGVGSDVYSVTSFTELARDGQDCERWNMLHPLETPRVPYIAQVMNDAPAVASTDYMKLFAEQVRTYVPADDYRVLGTDGFGRSDSRENLRHHFEVDASYVVVAALGELAKRGEIDKKVVAEAITKFNIDAEKVNPRLA, from the coding sequence ATGTCAGAACGTTTCCCAAATGACGTGGATCCGATCGAAACTCGCGACTGGCTACAGGCGATCGAATCGGTCATCCGTGAAGAAGGTGTTGAGCGTGCTCAGTATCTGATCGACCAACTGCTTTCAGAAGCGCGCAAAGGCGGCGTGAAAGTGGCGGCAGGTGCAGGGGCCAGCAATTACATCAACACTATTGCCGTTGAAGATGAACCGGAATATCCGGGCAATCTGGAGCTGGAGCGCCGTATTCGTTCTGCTATCCGTTGGAACGCCATCATGACCGTGCTGCGTGCGTCTAAAAAAGACCTCGAGCTGGGTGGTCACATGGCATCCTTCCAGTCTTCCGCAACCGTGTATGATGTTTGCTTCAACCACTTCTTCCGTGCCCGCAACGAGCAGGATGGCGGCGACCTGGTTTACTTCCAGGGCCACATCTCTCCGGGCGTTTACGCACGTGCATTCCTGGAAGGCCGTCTGACCGAAGAGCAGATGGACAACTTCCGTCAGGAAGTTCATGGCAATGGCCTGTCTTCCTACCCGCACCCGAAACTGATGCCGGAATTCTGGCAGTTCCCGACCGTATCTATGGGTCTGGGCCCAATCGGTGCGATCTACCAGGCGAAATTCCTGAAGTACCTGGAACACCGCGGCCTGAAAGATACCTCTAAACAGACCGTTTACGCCTTCCTGGGCGACGGTGAAATGGACGAGCCGGAATCTAAAGGTGCGATCACCATCGCGACCCGTGAGAAACTGGACAACCTGGTCTTCATCATCAACTGTAACCTGCAACGTCTGGATGGCCCGGTCACCGGTAACGGCAAAATCGTTAACGAACTGGAAGGTATCTTCGACGGCGCTGGCTGGAACGTCATTAAAGTGATGTGGGGCAGCCGTTGGGATGAACTGCTGCGTAAAGATACCAGCGGTAAACTGATCCAACTGATGAACGAAACCGTTGACGGCGACTATCAGACCTTTAAATCCAAAGACGGCGCGTACGTTCGCGAACACTTCTTCGGTAAATACCCGGAGACTGCTGCACTGGTTGCCGACTGGACTGATGAGCAGATCTGGGCCCTGAACCGTGGTGGTCACGATCCGAAGAAAGTCTACGCTGCACTGAAAAAAGCGCAGGAAACCAAAGGCAAAGCAACTGTGATCCTCGCTCATACCATCAAAGGTTATGGCATGGGTGACACCGCTGAAGGTAAAAACATCGCTCACCAGGTGAAGAAAATGAACATGGACGGCGTGCGTTATATCCGCGACCGCTTCAATGTTCCGGTTACCGACGAGCAGGTTGAAAAACTCTCTTACATCACCTTCCCGGAAGGTTCTGAAGAGCACAAGTACCTGCACGAACGTCGTCAGGCGCTGCACGGCTACCTGCCGTCTCGTCAGCCGAACTTCACCGAGAAGCTGGAACTGCCGACCCTGGAAGACTTCGGTGCGCTGCTGGAAGAGCAGAACAAAGAAATCTCCACCACTATCGCTTTCGTCCGTGCCCTGAACGTGATGCTGAAAAACAAGTCGATCAAAGATCGCCTGGTGCCAATCATCGCTGACGAAGCGCGTACTTTCGGTATGGAAGGTCTGTTCCGTCAGATCGGTATTTACAGCCCGAACGGCCAGCAGTACACCCCGCAGGACCGTGAGCAGGTTGCCTACTACAAAGAAGACGAGAAAGGTCAGATCCTGCAGGAAGGTATCAACGAGCTGGGCGCAGGTTCTTCCTGGCTGGCCGCTGCTACTTCTTACAGCACCAACGATCTGCCGATGATCCCGTTCTACATCTACTACTCCATGTTCGGTTTCCAGCGTATCGGCGATCTGTGCTGGGCAGCAGGTGACCAGCAGGCGCGTGGCTTCCTGATCGGCGGTACCTCCGGTCGTACCACCCTGAACGGTGAAGGTCTGCAGCACGAAGATGGCCATAGCCACATTCAGTCTCTGACTATCCCGAACTGTATCTCTTACGATCCGTCTTACGCGTACGAAGTTGCGGTCATCATGCACGATGGTCTGCAGCGCATGTACGGTGAGAAACAAGAGAACGTTTACTACTACATCACCACCCTGAACGAAAACTACCACATGCCGGCGATGCCGGAAGGTGCTGAGGAAGGTATCCGTAAAGGTATCTATAAACTCGAAACCCTCGAAGGTAGCAAAGGTAAAGTTCAGCTCTTAGGCTCCGGTTCTATCCTGCGTCACGTGCGTGAAGCAGCACAGATCCTGGCGAAAGACTACGGCGTGGGCTCTGACGTATATAGCGTCACTTCCTTCACTGAACTGGCACGTGATGGTCAGGACTGTGAGCGCTGGAACATGCTGCACCCGCTGGAAACTCCGCGCGTTCCGTACATCGCTCAGGTGATGAACGACGCACCGGCAGTAGCATCTACTGACTATATGAAACTGTTTGCTGAGCAGGTTCGTACTTATGTACCGGCTGATGATTACCGTGTACTGGGTACCGACGGTTTCGGTCGCTCTGACAGCCGTGAAAACCTGCGTCACCACTTCGAAGTGGATGCGTCCTACGTGGTTGTAGCGGCTCTGGGCGAACTGGCTAAACGTGGCGAAATCGATAAGAAAGTGGTTGCGGAAGCAATTACCAAATTCAACATCGATGCAGAAAAAGTTAACCCGCGTCTGGCGTAA
- the ampD gene encoding 1,6-anhydro-N-acetylmuramyl-L-alanine amidase AmpD, translating into MLLDKGWLVEARRVPSPHYDCRPDDEMPSLLVVHNISLPPGEFGGPWIDALFTGAIDPDAHPFFAEIAHLRVSAHCLIRRDGEIVQYVPFDKRAWHAGVSCYQGRERCNDFSIGIELEGTDTLAYTDAQYHQLATVTRALIKLYPAIAENITGHCNIAPERKTDPGPAFDWARFRALVTPSSNKEMT; encoded by the coding sequence ATGTTGTTAGACAAGGGCTGGCTGGTAGAGGCACGCCGGGTGCCTTCTCCGCATTACGATTGCCGCCCGGATGATGAAATGCCTTCTTTGCTGGTGGTGCACAATATTAGCCTGCCGCCCGGCGAGTTCGGCGGTCCGTGGATTGATGCACTATTCACCGGAGCAATTGATCCTGACGCCCATCCCTTTTTTGCTGAAATTGCGCATCTTCGTGTTTCCGCCCATTGTCTGATTCGCCGTGACGGTGAAATCGTTCAGTATGTTCCCTTTGATAAACGCGCGTGGCATGCCGGCGTGTCGTGTTATCAGGGGCGTGAGCGCTGCAATGATTTTTCGATTGGCATTGAGCTCGAAGGGACCGATACGTTGGCCTACACCGATGCGCAATACCACCAATTGGCGACAGTGACGCGCGCGCTGATAAAGTTATACCCGGCCATTGCCGAAAATATCACTGGACACTGCAATATTGCGCCTGAGCGTAAGACCGATCCCGGTCCGGCTTTTGACTGGGCAAGGTTTCGCGCCCTGGTCACCCCCTCGTCAAATAAGGAGATGACATGA
- a CDS encoding MFS transporter, which yields MVNGKLSVKEKIGYGMGDAGCNIIFGAIMLFVNYFYTDIFGLAPALVGVLLLSVRVIDAVTDPIMGAIADRTQSKYGRFRPWLLWIAFPYALFSILMFTTPEWTYSSKVIYAFVTYFLLSLTYTAINIPYCSLGGVITNDPKERVACQSYRFVLVGIATLLLSLTLLPMVDWFGGGNKAKGYQMAMTVLAIVGMCMFLFCFATVRERVRPAVPTHDDMKNDFKDVWKNDQWIRILLLTLCNVCPGFIRMAATMYYVTWVMGESTHFATIFISLGVVGMMLGSVLAKVLTDRWCKLKVFFWTNIALAIFSCAFYFFDPKATLMIVVLYFLLNILHQIPSPLHWSLMADVDDYGEWKTGKRITGISFSGNLFFLKLGLAIAGAMVGFLLSWYGYDAGAKAQSDTAINGIMLLFTVIPGVGYLITAGVVRLLKVDRELMKQIQDDLEKRRTNYRELNDYQELKAAESVRKA from the coding sequence ATGGTTAACGGTAAGCTGTCGGTTAAAGAAAAGATTGGCTATGGCATGGGCGACGCGGGATGCAACATCATTTTTGGTGCCATCATGCTGTTTGTAAACTATTTTTATACGGATATTTTTGGTCTGGCCCCGGCGCTGGTGGGGGTTCTGCTGCTGTCGGTTCGGGTTATCGACGCAGTCACCGACCCCATTATGGGCGCTATTGCTGACCGTACGCAGAGTAAGTACGGTCGCTTTCGCCCCTGGTTATTGTGGATTGCATTCCCTTATGCGCTGTTCAGCATTCTGATGTTTACCACTCCGGAATGGACCTACAGCAGCAAAGTTATCTATGCGTTTGTCACCTACTTTCTGCTGTCTTTGACCTACACGGCGATCAACATTCCCTATTGCTCTCTGGGCGGCGTGATCACCAACGATCCCAAGGAGCGAGTGGCTTGTCAGTCTTACCGCTTTGTTCTGGTCGGTATTGCCACCCTGCTACTGTCACTTACTCTGCTGCCCATGGTTGACTGGTTCGGTGGCGGTAATAAAGCGAAGGGCTATCAGATGGCGATGACCGTGCTGGCCATTGTCGGCATGTGCATGTTTCTCTTCTGCTTTGCTACCGTCCGCGAGCGCGTCCGCCCTGCCGTTCCCACCCATGACGACATGAAAAATGACTTCAAAGACGTGTGGAAAAATGACCAGTGGATACGCATTCTGTTGCTGACGCTGTGTAACGTCTGCCCGGGCTTCATCCGCATGGCGGCAACCATGTACTACGTCACCTGGGTGATGGGGGAAAGCACCCATTTCGCGACAATATTCATCAGTCTGGGCGTCGTCGGTATGATGCTCGGCAGCGTTTTAGCCAAAGTCCTGACTGACCGCTGGTGCAAGCTGAAGGTCTTCTTCTGGACCAACATCGCGCTGGCCATTTTCTCCTGCGCGTTTTACTTCTTCGACCCGAAAGCCACGCTGATGATTGTGGTGCTCTATTTCCTACTCAACATTCTCCATCAGATCCCTTCCCCGCTGCACTGGTCACTAATGGCAGACGTTGACGATTACGGTGAGTGGAAAACGGGTAAACGTATCACCGGCATCAGCTTCTCTGGCAATCTGTTCTTCCTGAAACTTGGCCTGGCGATTGCCGGGGCGATGGTGGGGTTCCTGCTCTCCTGGTACGGTTACGACGCGGGCGCGAAAGCGCAGAGCGACACGGCGATTAACGGCATCATGCTGCTTTTTACCGTCATTCCGGGCGTGGGGTATCTTATCACCGCAGGCGTCGTGCGCTTGTTGAAGGTTGACCGTGAGCTAATGAAGCAGATCCAGGACGACCTGGAAAAGCGTCGTACAAACTACCGCGAGCTGAATGATTATCAGGAATTAAAAGCCGCCGAAAGCGTAAGGAAAGCCTAA
- the ampE gene encoding beta-lactamase regulator AmpE — MTLFTTLLVLLVERLFKLGEHWQIDHRLETFFRRIKRFSMARTIGMTIVAMLITFLLLRALDGLLFDVPTIVVWILTGLLCIGAGKVRMHYHAYLNAASRDDAHARTTMASELTLIHGVPPDCDERDFLRELQNALLWINFRFYLAPLFWFIAGGSWGPVLLVGYAFLRSWQSWLARYLTPHERLQSGIDAILHVVDWIPVRLVGVVYALIGHGEKALPAWFASLADLHTSQYHVLARLAQFSLAREPHTDKVETPKAAVSMAKKTSLVLVVVIALLTIYGTLI, encoded by the coding sequence ATGACGCTGTTTACGACATTACTGGTGCTGCTCGTCGAGCGCCTGTTCAAGCTGGGTGAACACTGGCAAATAGATCACCGGTTAGAGACGTTCTTCCGGCGGATCAAACGCTTCTCAATGGCGCGGACGATAGGGATGACGATCGTTGCCATGCTGATCACATTCTTGCTTCTGCGCGCGCTGGATGGACTGCTGTTTGATGTGCCAACTATCGTGGTGTGGATCCTGACTGGACTGCTATGTATAGGGGCCGGGAAGGTGCGAATGCACTACCACGCTTACCTTAATGCCGCTTCGCGCGACGATGCTCATGCCCGCACGACAATGGCCAGTGAACTTACGCTGATCCACGGTGTACCGCCGGACTGCGATGAGCGAGACTTTTTGCGTGAGCTACAAAATGCGCTGCTGTGGATAAACTTTCGGTTCTATCTCGCGCCGCTGTTCTGGTTTATCGCCGGTGGATCGTGGGGACCGGTGCTGCTGGTGGGCTATGCGTTCTTACGCTCGTGGCAGTCCTGGCTGGCGCGTTATCTGACGCCACATGAGCGTTTACAATCCGGCATTGATGCCATTTTGCACGTTGTGGATTGGATCCCTGTGCGTCTCGTTGGCGTTGTGTACGCCTTGATCGGTCATGGTGAAAAAGCGCTGCCGGCGTGGTTTGCTTCGCTGGCGGATTTGCACACGTCGCAGTATCACGTTCTGGCTCGTCTGGCGCAGTTCTCGCTGGCACGCGAGCCTCATACCGATAAAGTCGAAACGCCGAAAGCGGCGGTGTCTATGGCCAAGAAAACCTCGCTGGTGCTGGTGGTGGTTATCGCATTGCTGACGATTTACGGGACGTTGATTTAA
- the aroP gene encoding aromatic amino acid transporter AroP: MMESQQHGEQLKRGLKNRHIQLIALGGAIGTGLFLGSASVIQSAGPGIILGYAIAGFIAFLIMRQLGEMVVEEPVAGSFSHFAYKYWGSFAGFASGWNYWVLYVLVAMAELTAVGKYIQFWYPEIPTWASAAVFFVVINAINLTNVKVFGEMEFWFAIIKVIAVVAMILFGGWLLFSGNGGPQATVRNLWEQGGFLPHGMTGLVMMMAIIMFSFGGLELVGITAAEADNPEQSIPKATNQVIYRILIFYVGSLAVLLSLLPWTRVTADTSPFVLIFHELGDTFVANALNVVVLTAALSVYNSCVYCNSRMLFGLAQQGNAPKFLLSVDKRGVPVNTIIVSAIVTALCVLINYMAPESAFGLLMALVVSALVINWAMISLAHMKFRRAKQQQGVKTRFPALLYPLGNWVCLIFMAAVLVIMLMTPGMAISVYLIPVWLVILGVGYICKQKTAKPVKAH; encoded by the coding sequence ATGATGGAAAGTCAGCAGCATGGCGAGCAGCTAAAGCGCGGTCTTAAAAATCGCCATATTCAGCTTATCGCGCTGGGTGGCGCGATAGGAACAGGCCTGTTCCTGGGAAGCGCCTCCGTTATCCAGTCTGCGGGTCCTGGTATCATTCTGGGGTACGCAATTGCTGGTTTTATCGCTTTTCTTATTATGCGTCAGTTAGGTGAGATGGTCGTTGAAGAGCCGGTCGCGGGTTCATTCAGCCACTTTGCCTATAAATACTGGGGCAGTTTTGCTGGCTTCGCATCAGGCTGGAACTACTGGGTGCTGTATGTACTGGTGGCGATGGCGGAACTGACAGCCGTCGGGAAATATATTCAGTTCTGGTACCCGGAAATCCCCACCTGGGCTTCCGCTGCCGTCTTCTTTGTGGTGATCAACGCCATCAACCTGACCAACGTTAAAGTGTTTGGTGAGATGGAGTTCTGGTTCGCCATCATTAAAGTGATCGCAGTAGTGGCGATGATTCTGTTCGGCGGCTGGCTGTTGTTCAGCGGTAACGGCGGACCGCAGGCGACCGTGCGTAACCTGTGGGAGCAAGGCGGTTTCCTGCCTCACGGTATGACCGGACTGGTAATGATGATGGCCATCATCATGTTCTCTTTCGGTGGGCTGGAACTGGTGGGTATCACCGCTGCTGAAGCAGATAATCCGGAGCAGAGCATCCCGAAAGCCACTAACCAGGTAATCTATCGCATTCTGATTTTCTATGTGGGTTCGCTGGCAGTTCTGCTTTCACTGCTGCCGTGGACGCGCGTGACTGCCGATACCAGCCCGTTTGTCCTGATTTTCCATGAGCTGGGCGATACCTTTGTAGCGAATGCGCTGAACGTGGTGGTATTGACGGCCGCTTTGTCGGTCTACAATAGCTGCGTTTACTGCAACAGCCGTATGCTGTTTGGCCTGGCACAACAAGGCAACGCGCCGAAATTCCTGCTCAGCGTGGATAAGCGCGGCGTGCCGGTTAACACCATCATCGTTTCTGCGATCGTTACCGCGCTGTGCGTGCTGATAAACTACATGGCGCCGGAATCCGCATTCGGTCTGCTGATGGCGCTGGTGGTTTCTGCACTGGTGATCAACTGGGCAATGATTAGCCTGGCGCATATGAAATTCCGTCGCGCCAAGCAGCAACAGGGCGTGAAAACACGCTTCCCGGCTCTGCTGTATCCGCTGGGGAACTGGGTCTGCCTGATCTTTATGGCCGCCGTACTGGTCATTATGCTGATGACGCCGGGCATGGCGATTTCGGTTTACCTGATCCCGGTCTGGTTAGTCATTTTAGGTGTCGGTTATATCTGCAAGCAGAAAACCGCAAAGCCGGTTAAAGCGCATTAA
- a CDS encoding family 43 glycosylhydrolase: protein MQNWPNPFIEQRADPFILRDGHDYYFIASVPEYDRLEIRRANSLEGLRSAPPVIVWRKPDTGPMCELIWAPEIHHLNGKWYIYFAAAHTQALDKLGMFQHRMYALECADADPLSGTWTEKGQIITPFDTFALDATTFHHQGKQWYLWAQKSPDIAGNSNIYLAEMANPWTIKGEPVMLSHPEYDWECRGFWVNEGPAVLTHGDRLFISYSASATDENYCMGLLWIDVNADPLNPANWHKSPRPVFATSYENRQYGPGHNSFTQTPEGEDVLVYHARNYTEIEGDPLYDPNRHTRLKLVRWDENGMPDFGIPPADTL from the coding sequence ATGCAGAACTGGCCAAACCCGTTTATTGAACAGCGAGCCGATCCGTTTATTCTTCGCGACGGTCACGACTATTACTTTATTGCCTCCGTACCGGAGTACGATCGACTGGAAATCCGTCGGGCGAATTCGCTGGAAGGCCTGCGTTCGGCACCGCCTGTCATCGTGTGGCGCAAGCCTGACACAGGCCCAATGTGTGAACTCATCTGGGCACCGGAGATTCATCACCTGAACGGCAAGTGGTACATCTACTTTGCCGCGGCGCATACCCAGGCGCTCGATAAACTGGGCATGTTTCAGCATCGTATGTACGCGCTGGAATGTGCCGATGCCGATCCGCTGAGCGGAACCTGGACGGAAAAAGGACAGATCATAACGCCGTTTGACACCTTTGCGCTGGATGCCACAACGTTCCACCATCAGGGGAAACAGTGGTATTTGTGGGCGCAAAAATCGCCGGATATCGCAGGTAATTCCAATATTTACCTCGCCGAAATGGCAAACCCGTGGACGATCAAAGGCGAACCGGTGATGCTCAGCCATCCTGAGTACGACTGGGAGTGCCGGGGCTTTTGGGTGAATGAAGGTCCGGCGGTGCTGACCCATGGCGACAGGCTGTTTATCAGCTATTCCGCCAGCGCTACGGATGAAAACTACTGCATGGGTTTGCTGTGGATTGACGTCAATGCCGATCCGCTAAACCCGGCGAACTGGCATAAATCGCCGCGCCCGGTATTCGCCACTAGCTATGAAAACCGCCAGTATGGACCAGGACACAACAGTTTCACGCAGACACCGGAAGGGGAAGATGTACTGGTGTATCACGCCCGCAACTACACTGAAATCGAAGGTGACCCGCTCTACGATCCCAACCGCCATACTCGCCTGAAGTTGGTTCGCTGGGATGAAAACGGGATGCCTGACTTCGGCATCCCGCCTGCGGATACGCTTTAA
- the aceF gene encoding pyruvate dehydrogenase complex dihydrolipoyllysine-residue acetyltransferase, which translates to MAIEIKVPDIGADEVEITEILVKVGDKVEAEQSLITVEGDKASMEVPSPQAGVVKEIKVSVGDKTETGKLIMIFDSADGAAAAAPAQEEKKEAAPAAEPAAAAAKEVNVPDIGGDEVEVTEIMVKVGDTVAAEQSLITVEGDKASMEVPAPFAGTVKEIKINTGDKVSTGSLIMIFEVAGEAGAAAPAKAEATPAQAAAPAAAGGAKEVNVPDIGGDEVEVTEVMVKVGDKVAAEQSLITVEGDKASMEVPAPFAGTVKEIKISTGDKVKTGSLIMVFEVEGAAPAAAPAAAPASAAAPAQAAKPAAAPAAKAEGKSEFAENDAYVHATPLIRRLAREFGVNLAKVKGTGRKGRILREDVQTYVKEAIKRAESAPAATGGGIPGMLPWPKVDFSKFGEIEEVELGRIQKISGANLSRNWVMIPHVTHFDKTDITDLEAFRKQQNAEAEKRKLDVKFTPVVFIMKAVAAALEQMPRFNSSLSEDGQRLTLKKYINIGVAVDTPNGLVVPVFKDVNKKSITELSRELTTISKKARDGKLTAGEMQGGCFTISSIGGLGTTHFAPIVNAPEVAILGVSKSAMEPVWNGKEFVPRLMMPISLSFDHRVIDGADGARFITIINNTLSDIRRLVM; encoded by the coding sequence ATGGCTATCGAAATCAAAGTACCGGACATCGGGGCAGATGAAGTTGAAATCACCGAGATCCTGGTCAAAGTTGGCGACAAGGTTGAAGCAGAACAGTCGCTGATCACCGTAGAAGGCGACAAAGCCTCTATGGAAGTCCCGTCTCCGCAGGCTGGCGTTGTTAAAGAGATCAAAGTCTCTGTTGGCGACAAAACCGAGACTGGCAAACTGATTATGATTTTCGATTCCGCCGACGGTGCAGCAGCAGCTGCACCTGCGCAGGAAGAGAAAAAAGAAGCGGCTCCGGCAGCGGAACCTGCTGCTGCGGCAGCGAAAGAAGTCAACGTACCGGATATCGGCGGCGACGAAGTTGAAGTCACCGAAATCATGGTTAAAGTCGGCGACACCGTTGCCGCTGAACAGTCTCTGATCACCGTTGAAGGCGACAAAGCGTCAATGGAAGTTCCGGCACCGTTCGCGGGCACCGTGAAAGAGATCAAGATCAACACGGGCGACAAAGTGTCTACCGGCTCTCTGATCATGATCTTCGAAGTCGCGGGCGAAGCGGGTGCTGCGGCTCCAGCGAAAGCGGAAGCTACACCGGCACAGGCGGCTGCACCCGCAGCTGCTGGCGGCGCGAAAGAGGTTAACGTACCGGACATCGGCGGTGACGAAGTTGAAGTGACCGAAGTGATGGTGAAAGTGGGCGACAAAGTGGCCGCTGAACAGTCACTGATCACCGTTGAAGGCGACAAAGCTTCTATGGAAGTTCCGGCGCCGTTCGCGGGCACCGTAAAAGAAATCAAAATCAGCACTGGCGACAAAGTCAAAACCGGCTCCCTGATTATGGTCTTCGAAGTAGAAGGCGCTGCGCCTGCCGCAGCTCCGGCTGCAGCACCAGCATCTGCTGCTGCACCGGCTCAGGCTGCTAAACCCGCTGCTGCGCCTGCGGCAAAAGCGGAAGGCAAATCTGAATTCGCTGAAAATGACGCTTACGTCCACGCGACTCCGCTGATTCGCCGCCTGGCGCGCGAATTCGGTGTGAACCTGGCGAAAGTGAAAGGGACTGGCCGTAAAGGTCGTATCCTGCGCGAAGACGTTCAGACCTATGTGAAAGAGGCTATCAAGCGCGCTGAATCTGCTCCTGCAGCAACGGGCGGCGGTATCCCGGGCATGCTGCCATGGCCGAAAGTGGACTTCAGCAAGTTTGGCGAAATCGAAGAAGTGGAACTGGGCCGCATTCAGAAAATCTCTGGTGCTAACCTGAGCCGTAACTGGGTGATGATCCCGCACGTTACGCACTTCGACAAAACCGATATCACCGATCTGGAAGCGTTCCGTAAACAGCAGAACGCTGAAGCTGAGAAGCGTAAACTGGACGTGAAATTCACCCCAGTGGTCTTCATCATGAAGGCAGTCGCTGCGGCGCTTGAGCAGATGCCTCGCTTCAACAGCTCCCTGTCTGAAGACGGTCAGCGTCTGACGCTGAAGAAATACATCAATATCGGTGTTGCGGTTGATACGCCAAATGGTCTGGTCGTTCCGGTCTTCAAAGACGTGAACAAGAAGAGCATTACTGAGCTGTCTCGCGAACTGACCACCATCTCCAAAAAAGCGCGTGATGGTAAGCTGACTGCCGGCGAAATGCAGGGCGGCTGCTTCACTATCTCCAGCATCGGCGGCCTGGGTACCACCCACTTCGCGCCGATTGTGAACGCGCCGGAAGTGGCTATCCTCGGTGTGTCTAAATCCGCGATGGAACCGGTGTGGAATGGCAAAGAGTTCGTGCCGCGTCTGATGATGCCAATCTCTCTGTCCTTCGACCACCGTGTGATCGACGGTGCTGATGGTGCGCGTTTCATTACCATCATCAACAACACCCTGAGCGACATTCGCCGCCTGGTGATGTAA
- the pdhR gene encoding pyruvate dehydrogenase complex transcriptional repressor PdhR: MAYSKIRQPKLSDVIEQQLEFLILEGTLRPGEKLPPERELAKQFDVSRPSLREAIQRLEAKGLLLRRQGGGTFVQSSLWQSFSDPLVELLSDHPESQFDLLETRHALEGIAAYYAALRSTDEDKTRIRELHHAIELAQESGDLDGESDAVLQYQIAVTEAAHNVVLLHLLRCMEPMLAQNVRQNFELLYSRREMLPLVSSHRTRIFEAIIAGKPEEAREASHRHLAFIEEILLDRSREESRRERALRRLEQRKN, translated from the coding sequence ATGGCCTACAGCAAAATCCGCCAACCAAAATTATCCGATGTGATTGAGCAACAGCTGGAGTTTTTGATCCTTGAGGGCACGTTACGCCCCGGCGAAAAACTCCCTCCGGAACGCGAACTGGCGAAACAGTTTGACGTCTCCCGTCCCTCTCTGCGTGAGGCGATTCAACGCCTTGAAGCAAAGGGACTGCTGCTTCGTCGCCAGGGTGGCGGCACGTTTGTTCAGAGTAGTTTGTGGCAGAGCTTTAGCGATCCCCTGGTGGAACTGCTCTCCGACCATCCCGAATCCCAGTTTGACCTGCTTGAGACGCGCCATGCGCTGGAAGGCATTGCCGCATACTACGCGGCGCTACGCAGCACGGATGAAGACAAAACGCGTATTCGTGAACTGCACCATGCTATCGAGTTGGCTCAGGAGTCTGGCGATCTGGACGGGGAGTCCGATGCGGTCCTCCAGTATCAAATTGCTGTCACCGAAGCGGCACACAATGTGGTTTTGCTCCATCTGCTAAGGTGTATGGAGCCTATGTTGGCTCAGAACGTCCGTCAGAACTTTGAATTGCTCTATTCGCGTCGCGAGATGCTTCCGCTGGTGAGTAGTCACCGCACCCGTATATTCGAAGCGATTATTGCCGGTAAACCCGAAGAGGCGCGTGAAGCCTCTCATCGTCACCTGGCGTTTATCGAAGAAATTCTGTTGGACAGAAGCCGTGAGGAGAGCCGTCGTGAACGCGCCTTACGTCGTCTGGAGCAGCGAAAGAATTAA